Genomic window (Pseudopipra pipra isolate bDixPip1 chromosome 7, bDixPip1.hap1, whole genome shotgun sequence):
ATTGTCTATATGCTATGCAGTAGCATCTATCACTCATGTTCACAGAACTGGATTTCTAAttgctgaggtttttttaagagatgaTGAGCTACCAACAAATTTGCAATTGATCACAGAAGttcataaaacataaaattaatttcaatttaatatttcttaaataattGAAAAGATGCATAGCTTTTATAATGTGAGACAAATGAAATCTTCAGATTGCATGTTTTGGTGATGCTGTTCTATTATGtcactatattaaaaaaagtgaTGCAGAAAGCCTGTCTGCCCCTTCCTAAGTGACATAAAATCTAATTAACCTTCATAGGAATATTTTTGAGCACAGATTAAGGTAAATCCAAAATCtatatgttttaatttaaaagtacaGTCTGTGGAACCATGGGTTTTTAAACTGTATATTTGAGGTCTAAATTCCATGTTGCTTTAGAGTATTTTGTAGCTAAGCTTATATTCACCAaggttttgttctcttttaatTTCAGATAAATATGAGAGAGAAGCCAGTAAATATTGGAATGAATTTTACAAGACccataaaaataactttttcaaGGATCGTAATTGGCTATTTCTGGAATTTCCAGAAATTCTTCCAGAAGAAAAGAGACAAGAAttgagaagagaagaaagatcttcagaacacagaaaaataaatagtacCAACAGTTTTTCacacaaaaatgaaatgtttgatgaaggagaaaaatactggaagaaaaattatcGAGGTGCTTCTCCTGCTGTACAAGGATGTGtatataataaaaacaaagcagaaacaatTAGTGAAAATCCTCAGGGTAAAAATTGCGGAGAAGAACTTGACAGGCTAGAATCTTTCCCTGGAAGTGATGCCACTTATAGAATATTAGAGGTAATGCACTGCAAAAGTTCTACTCATCATATAAAGCTCCACTTAATTGCTCAAAAATCTGATAAACATGCTTAGTAATATCAAAAAAGTGAGCATTTAGAATTTAACATACTATATTCATTTATGGCAGAAACTTTCACAGAAACCTAGCATATggactttgtttttcctttaaagtttCTCCCAAATCAGAATAGGGCTAGATAATCAGATTCCATTGCAATTGAAAGTTGGGTTTCTGATTTCCTAAGGAAACTtatatttttaagtgctttgtCTAAAAGTGCAAGTAGTTGACGTATTCTTGCCAAGTGGTGAAATTGGACAAGAATATTGCATTTTCTTATGCAGTTTGAGAGATGGATTCTCTCAACTTTAACTGTTTATACCTTTTCTGTCCAACATACCTTCAACTTTAATGGGTCCTGTGTGCCAACTAATTTaagacaaaaataacaaaaaaggttttatttggttatttattttaactttgtttctcttctgGTTTTAGGTTGGTTGTGGAGCTGGAAACAGCGTCTTTCCTATTTTGGAAGTTCTATGGTACGTAGTGTTGGATTTTCAAATATAAGAGTTGTATTCTCATCTTCttaattttctccaaattttGGTACTAGACTAGTGCTGCAGAAAGTGTTGAGTGGATCATTTTACAGCCCTGAAATTCTTACTGTGTCCAGACCACAGATAATGTTGGTAGCACCATATACAGGATACTCCTCATATTGCTTAATCTTGGTCTTGGGGAGACCATATTCGATGACAGAGTTTTGTCTTCAGGTTCATTCAGGCTGATTTCTTGTAGTTAATCTCAGGCAGGCAAAATATTCTCTTGTCTTACATGTCACTGTAAAGCTGCCAGGTATCTCTTAAAAAGGCCAAAATCAGAGACAGTAGATAATGGCATGTGATCTACTGGAAAGAAGTTGCATTGTTTCTGAATTGGCTGGTGTACTTTGTCACATTGCCTCAGGTTTTAGTGTCAGGGAAGGCACAAGTTATGTATTGCATTACTTAATTCACTGAAACATCTTAATCCACTTAGCTTCCAGTTTTAGAAAAAACTATTATGACAGCTTGTCCTCCCATCCATGTAGGCAGGAAGGTTTTATTGGAAAGACTATGTATGTATCAGGGGTTGAAATAGATTTCTTTTAGTCATGCCTTCAAGAGTTTGAGTACAGAACAGTTCATTATTCTGCAACTGAATTTTTATTGCTAGTATCACCACTAtacaaaaatattccattttgcAGATATGGAAACACAGCAGGAGGAATCAAGTGATGCACCAGGGTCATCCATGAAACCTGTGATAGCAATGCATGTTCATCCCACAGGAAATGCTTTACTTTAGACAGCATGTAATGAAAGGGGAGCCCTGTTTCATatgaaaactttgaaaaataacacTGTACAGGAAAAGATATCCTGTAGCTGTATTAGAAAAGATGAGACAAACTTTTATGTTTTCCTCACAGGAGGCATTAGTCATAGATTGACATTTCTGATAATTAAGAATCTACTCTTTGGATATTTTTCCTGGTGATCTCTATTTTTATGCAAATCCTTCAGTCGATCACATTGGTTGATACACTGAAAAACTACCTCATTTGTCTTGTATATGACTGAGTGGAAACATCTCTTACCTTTTAGTAGGCCTGGCTTTATAGAACACTTGCTTTTACTCTGAATTTAATAATACAGAAATTGCCTTTTGTATGCATATAAAAAGAAGCCAGTGTCAAGCATGAGTGTACCCTGGCTACAAAAAAATTTTTCACTTAGGTTTGTAATGTAGCTTTTAAAACTGCTTCCCCCTGCCTCCCTTAAAATTTAAGTTGCTGCTTTTTAGTACAATGCATCATGAGAACACCATCCAGATCAAGCTGTGTCTTTGTTTTAGGTTGACTTTCTACATAGCTCCTATTCTgctctaagaaaaaaaagaaataacattctAACAAGTCAACTAGGAAATCAGCATAACCTTTCCCAAGGGACTAGCTGGGTCCAAAGCCTAGCTGCTTCTCATTGTCTCTAATAAATATCTAAATTCATCAATTCTCATGATGGGCACAGAGCTGATAAAAGTTTTGCTCGGCAGTGAGCACAGAGTATATTTTGTTCCAGAATTGTTCTCCTGTTGAGCCCTCAGAGAAGTCACTAACTCAGCTGTGTATACTGTGAGATCTTATAGGCACTGAGAGAGTTTATTGATTCCCTTCTAAAGAAGCCATCCGTCCAAAATctcaaatatgtttttaaaagaaataaattgatCGTGAGTTGATCATGAGGTCATCCCTCAGTGGGTTTTGAGTGGCTTGCTCAGTTTATATTAAATGAATTTTTCAGAGgtgaaaaaaacctcttcctaGAATTACTATTATATGATAAATGGTACAAGGAAATTTGCAACTGGCTTAGTCTTGgatgggaaggaaagagaaaagagtgCTACAGGAAATTCTTATTTATCCTGGCTTACAAAACAAAAGGGATAATGGAGGGAAACAACCAATACTACTTAATCTAATCAAAAGCACAGCAAGGTGACACATGGAAATCCAAACATCTACAGAACTGGATGATTTTTGCAACACCCTACCCCTGCCCAAATCATACAGCTAATTAAACTGCATGATAGAGATTTAATGCAGTGCTTCTGTAAGAAAACGTGACCTATTAACGTGCATTTATGCGTTACAACACCAGGACATTGTCATCAGTCCTGACAGCCCTCTGTgaccttctttcttttcctttttgcttccTCCCTGACAAGGCTCTAATTCTTTTTATACTAACTGCCTGTTGGTATTCTTACAAATTTGTCTGCCCTGTTGGTTCATTACAACCTATGTGGCTTTCCACGTGCTAGACATCAATAAGGCATGCTTGATCAAACCTGTGGAGAACCCCAAAGGGCCCTCTGTAGTTCCATGAACACTGATGTAGACTTTCATCTTttacaataataattttttaactgatgttgcttttgttttcttagcaATACACCTGGAACCTTTCTATACTGTTGTGATTTTGCTTCAGGAGCAGTGGAGCTGGTAAAGGTAATTCATACGCTCGCTTTAGAGTACCTTATAAGCCCGTAATTCAGGAGGCTGCCAGGAAGCCATCTTCATGAAAAAGAATGTGATGGCTTTGACAACTTTTAACTGAAGTTTTCAATATTCCAAAGAACAAAGTCTTACTGTATGCAGAGAGGAATGAATACCATCAGTGAGCTTGCTTCTCAGCTTGAGTAAGATACCAGACAGAATAGGCTTTTATATGAGATGTTTTACAATGCAGaataattgaagaaaaaaagtttcttgAGTCACAGTAAACGTATTAACTACTACTGTTCTCTCTGTGCcccttttcatcttttttctgACAGTCACATTCGTCCTACAATTCAGCCTGGTGTTCTGCCTTTGTTCATGATGTGTGTGATGACGCTTTACCCTATCCTTTTCCAGATGAGATCCTGGATGTCATTCTCCTTGTCTTTGTGCTCTCTACTATTCATCCTGACAGGTAAATGAAGACTAAAGGGCAAAGCAAATGGGTTAAATCTCTTTtcactggaggttttcaagaatAGCAAAAGAAGATGATGAATCTTTAATTTATTACTTAGTAAGCTACAATATGTATAAAACAAggtattttaaatgctgttttccattttcaggCTTCAAGAGAAAAGCTTGTCAGGCTAATTCGTTAGTGAGTCTCTAGTCTCCATCAAAATACAAGGAGTATATTGTAACTAAACACAACCCTATTAGAAGTGAGGGATTCAAAAAAACTGCAAATTAAAAACCAGACTAGTCTTCTAGAAGGAAGTCATTTTTAGTGATCAAAACTAAACATTCATGACTTAACAGCTTGCAGTATGTTGATATAGACTTAGGTTGCTGATTTAGCCACATACAATGCTTACATGCAGGCCTTTTAAACCAAAATGCATCCAGAATTTTTTAACTTGTTTAGATTAAGAAAATTTGATCTAATTTTCACGTATAGTATTATGTTGGGTACTGTTAGCCTTTGCTAATGCCTCTCTATGTCTAATGAACCAAATTTTATGACTGTTATGGTTGGCTGATTgtgaaaatctcattttttgATGGGAAAAATGTATAGGAGGGCATAAGTTAAACTGCTTGACTCTTCCTTTAACTGGATTATATGAAGGGAAATACATGCTGTATGTGTGATAATACATTTACTACACTAAGAATGTCATTAAAATGGGCTTGGCAAACAGAACAGTATTTGCCTAAGTCTGAGAACTGTTTCTCTGCTTAAGTTACTAATGATTAGCTTTACAGAAACCCTTTCCCATATATGATAGTGCTCCTTCTTGTTTGTTCAGAGATGAGCACAAGTTGTGCAAAGCCAGGGTCCAGATTCCAGAAACAATTCAAGCAGTAGACTTCAGATCTTTGTGACTGCCATGATGCTGCCACAAAGATATTGGAAAATAGTGTTTCATTCATTAAATCAGTCACTTTGCCTGTAGAAGCAGTATTCTGCGTATTTCTGTGTGTCTTTTCCTATTAGTCTTTGACTTTGAATagtgtttgaggtttttttgtggttgttggttgtgttttttctcCCAGGGCTGACATGGATGcttttgtgtgcatttgtgtgtatacacacataAAAATTTCCGTGTAATTATCTGTATTGTGAGACCCACTTTCCAAAGCTGTGTTAGTCATTACTGCCATCTCGTAGAATTAAAATGACTGCATAAAGGAAAATGTGATCCAGATTCATCTTGCCCAGTATACATTTTTTCTGGAAACTTTGAAagtgagaaatgaaaaagaaaaccaagggAACTGTGATGCAGAACTTACATACTTGGGAAAGATGGAAAATTTATGTGAGAGGAAcacatttttattcagaaaattgTTACTTAGTGATTTCTCTTCAGGCTGTTGTGCTTAGTTTTTGATAATTGCTACTCTTGTAGTAAATTTTTAACACGCTTCAGTTCTGCTAGAAGGCACCTCTAAGATTTGGTTGCAGAATTGGAAGGTATTAAACTTTCTTCAAGCTATATAATTGATGTCTTCTAGTTCTGCTGGATGAGATTTCTCAAAGCACTTTCACTTTTTatgcatttacatttttctcctttgtgcaCAAAACTTAAGTTTACATAGGCGAAGTTTGTAATTCTGGGCACAACTACCCGTCTTGAAGTGTCTCTTGTTATTAGGTGGTgctgccttttctttctgtggcaGCACACTTGGTTGCTTATGTTTGCAAATATCAACAGTATCCCATCTATTTTCTAAGGATGCAAGGGGTTGTAAATAGGTTGGCTAAGCTACTGAAACCTGGAGGAATGTTGTTATTTCGAGACTATGGAAGATATGATACAGCTCAACTTCGTTTTAAAAAAGGTAATTCCTGAATGGCTTTGTAGTTCATTGTTCATTTTAactttttgcaaaaaaaaaagtgacatgtCCTTTTGCATTACTGTCCCAATTTCTTAGGTCATTGCTTGTCAGAAAATTTTTATGTACGAGGAGATGGAACCAGAGTGTATTTCTTTACCAAAGGTATGGAAAGTTATAGTTTCATAGAAAGGGTTAAATTTCTCTCAAGATTGAATTATAAAAGCTTatctttaaacaaaaatttaaagaaggttttattggcttttttaaattctctgcttttaaaaagacCAAAGCTAACTGttgtaagaaaataatttcctttatgTGTACACTTGTTGCATTTGGGGTCTTGCAAGATGGCTTAAAGACATCACTGGAAATTTATCTAAGCGTCCTGTGTCTAATGGTATGCTCAAATTTTGTTATTTACATATGTACATGATTTCTCTCTTAAAATTGAGATAAACATACTTGGAAGGACAGTTTGTAGCAGTGCTCTGATGTTTTGTTATGCCGTGTTGGTGAATCTGAACTGTGAGGTTGCTCTTTATACAGAAGCTAAACTTCAGTTGCTGCTTATGTATACTATTCCTCATTGCCTGTCCACTCACTTGGTTCAGCTGGCAGACAGCTTAGACTGGTATATTGTGAAATTGTGAAAGTGAGCCtcacaatacttttttttcctttttctttttaccctCTGCAACCTCAACTGTAAGCAACAGAGATGGATCAGGATTTATCCCAGCCTTAGTAATTTTAGAAGTGAGAAGAAGGATCTGAGACATATATAGGAAATCACTTGAATTTAAAGAGCCTTCTcagtttttaaatatgtttcatGCTTCCTTAAGACAAAGAAGCTTAAGGTTTTCCAGTGATGACTGACAAGAAGGAACTAATtacatatatttaatataaatgtatatgtgtgtgtatgcacatatatatatatatatatatacacacacatatatacatgtgtatatatatatacacacacacacacatatatatatataaggcaTAAAAGTCTGGATTGTCATTTGTCAGGTGCAATAGCTTTATCTGGGTGTAATAGGTGAACAGTGACCAAATGGCATTTGTTTACTCAACTCTGGCATATTGAACCCTCTGAAGAAAGAGTATCTATGGGTGCCATGAGTAATAACCAGTGTGGTTTGGGCCTCAACATAAGAATTTTTACTGCAATGTAAATCAAGAGCTGTGAGAATGAATTTCTAATAAAAGACTTCTTAGAGGCAGTGTCTTTGATCTTTCATATTGCAAAACAGATTTAGTTCCATTTGGTTGAACTGAAGGTTGTTAATTGCTACATTCTacaaattaccttttttttttttaattacaataaTTCTTCTTATGAAAAAATAGATGAGGTATGGAACATGTTCAACTTGGCTGGATTAACTGAAGTACAGAATTTAGTTGATCGGCGATTACAAgtaaacaggaagaaaaaagtgaaaatgcaGCGAGTTTGGATACAAAGCAAGTTCCAGAAACCGTTGCTGTCTCTGCATAATCCTGAAGAAACAACCAGAAGGCACCCTTATAAATAATTGTACTCCAGAAATGTAGTACAGCAATGAACTCCAGAAACGGAAGCAAATTGGAGTACGTATATTTCCAGTAAACGTTGTGTTAGCCACTGAAAAGGATAAATATAttgaactgaaaattaaaaccttttccctaactttc
Coding sequences:
- the METTL8 gene encoding tRNA N(3)-methylcytidine methyltransferase METTL8, mitochondrial isoform X2, whose product is MNFITRLSALCLRKSKMQHRHQSNRRPAAPLGSRILTDPSKVFEHNMWDHMQWSQEEEESAKKKAAENSLVKVQWEDQDKYEREASKYWNEFYKTHKNNFFKDRNWLFLEFPEILPEEKRQELRREERSSEHRKINSTNSFSHKNEMFDEGEKYWKKNYRGASPAVQGCVYNKNKAETISENPQGKNCGEELDRLESFPGSDATYRILEVGCGAGNSVFPILEVLCNTPGTFLYCCDFASGAVELVKSHSSYNSAWCSAFVHDVCDDALPYPFPDEILDVILLVFVLSTIHPDRMQGVVNRLAKLLKPGGMLLFRDYGRYDTAQLRFKKGHCLSENFYVRGDGTRVYFFTKDEVWNMFNLAGLTEVQNLVDRRLQVNRKKKVKMQRVWIQSKFQKPLLSLHNPEETTRRHPYK
- the METTL8 gene encoding tRNA N(3)-methylcytidine methyltransferase METTL8, mitochondrial isoform X1 — its product is MGSLNKMNFITRLSALCLRKSKMQHRHQSNRRPAAPLGSRILTDPSKVFEHNMWDHMQWSQEEEESAKKKAAENSLVKVQWEDQDKYEREASKYWNEFYKTHKNNFFKDRNWLFLEFPEILPEEKRQELRREERSSEHRKINSTNSFSHKNEMFDEGEKYWKKNYRGASPAVQGCVYNKNKAETISENPQGKNCGEELDRLESFPGSDATYRILEVGCGAGNSVFPILEVLCNTPGTFLYCCDFASGAVELVKSHSSYNSAWCSAFVHDVCDDALPYPFPDEILDVILLVFVLSTIHPDRMQGVVNRLAKLLKPGGMLLFRDYGRYDTAQLRFKKGHCLSENFYVRGDGTRVYFFTKDEVWNMFNLAGLTEVQNLVDRRLQVNRKKKVKMQRVWIQSKFQKPLLSLHNPEETTRRHPYK
- the METTL8 gene encoding tRNA N(3)-methylcytidine methyltransferase METTL8, mitochondrial isoform X3, with translation MGSLNKMNFITRLSALCLRKSKMQHRHQSNRRPAAPLGSRILTDPSKVFEHNMWDHMQWSQEEEESAKKKAAENSLVKVQWEDQDKYEREASKYWNEFYKTHKNNFFKDRNWLFLEFPEILPEEKRQELRREERSSEHRKINSTNSFSHKNEMFDEGEKYWKKNYRGASPAVQGCVYNKNKAETISENPQGKNCGEELDRLESFPGSDATYRILEVGCGAGNSVFPILEVLCNTPGTFLYCCDFASGAVELVKSHSSYNSAWCSAFVHDVCDDALPYPFPDEILDVILLVFVLSTIHPDRMQGVVNRLAKLLKPGGMLLFRDYGRYDTAQLRFKKGHCLSENFYVRGDGTRVYFFTKVCVDFFPCLKQGLEFGVTILHPLLVPSN
- the METTL8 gene encoding tRNA N(3)-methylcytidine methyltransferase METTL8, mitochondrial isoform X4, with product MGSLNKMNFITRLSALCLRKSKMQHRHQSNRRPAAPLGSRILTDPSKVFEHNMWDHMQWSQEEEESAKKKAAENSLVKVQWEDQDKYEREASKYWNEFYKTHKNNFFKDRNWLFLEFPEILPEEKRQELRREERSSEHRKINSTNSFSHKNEMFDEGEKYWKKNYRGASPAVQGCVYNKNKAETISENPQGKNCGEELDRLESFPGSDATYRILEVGCGAGNSVFPILEVLCNTPGTFLYCCDFASGAVELVKSHSSYNSAWCSAFVHDVCDDALPYPFPDEILDVILLVFVLSTIHPDRDEHKLCKARVQIPETIQAVDFRSL